AATTCATTGCCGAGGCGCAGGTGCTGGCCGAGATTGCGAAGCTGCCGGTCAGTTTCGTCCGCACTGACGTTTATGACATCCCAGATTCCTACGACCGGCAATTCGACCTGGTCTTCATCTCAATCGGCACGCTCGGCTGGCTGCCCGACCTGCAGGAGTTCTTTGGTGTGGCGGCTCGCCTACTGAAAGACGGCGGCGATCTGGTGATCTACGAGATGCACCCGTTCCTTGAAGTCCTTGATCCCGAGAACAAGTTGGAGCCGTTGAAAGTCGTCAATCACTACTTCAACGAAAAACCATTATCGGATGAGGCCGGCATGGATTATTACGGCAAGCAGCAGTATCAGTCCCATGTCAGCCATTGGTTCGCGCAGAGCTTCATGAAGATCTTTGGCGGGTTAGCGGACAACGGCCTGGTGATCCGCACTCTGACGGAGTACTCGCACGACATCAGCGAGGTCTTCGCCCATCTTGAGGAGCAGCCGCTCAAGTTACCGCTCTGCTATATCCTGCACGCTCAGCGCGCGTAGTTCCGGCGTCTTACGACTGGAACAGGTACTGCAACTTCATAAAGAACTGCCGCGACGACAGCGTCCAGCGGCGCGGATCATTCGGACCGGCACGCAGTTCATCGTAGTTGTAGGTCGAACCGGCATAGAAGACTGAGAACGGGCTGAGGCGGTAG
This sequence is a window from Candidatus Zixiibacteriota bacterium. Protein-coding genes within it:
- a CDS encoding class I SAM-dependent methyltransferase yields the protein MDSSERRRLAEDNRIAWNQAAERHFVAQAGKFRKLFQQPGYSCLDEVITAKLQEIGLSGKAVAQLSCNNGRETLSLINLGAGSGVGFDISDEFIAEAQVLAEIAKLPVSFVRTDVYDIPDSYDRQFDLVFISIGTLGWLPDLQEFFGVAARLLKDGGDLVIYEMHPFLEVLDPENKLEPLKVVNHYFNEKPLSDEAGMDYYGKQQYQSHVSHWFAQSFMKIFGGLADNGLVIRTLTEYSHDISEVFAHLEEQPLKLPLCYILHAQRA